The following are encoded in a window of Vigna unguiculata cultivar IT97K-499-35 chromosome 8, ASM411807v1, whole genome shotgun sequence genomic DNA:
- the LOC114195034 gene encoding uncharacterized protein LOC114195034 produces the protein MAANRRRRNSGVDDIAEAIHRMVDAMQTLVAAQPRTTIAPVRVPTVEDFLRHKPVEFNDKVSPDEADAWLRKCEKIFKVMNCPDEQKLLFATYLLNDDAEYWWTGMQQQMQTRDEHVEWTSFRTWFLEKYFPDTARQDKEAEFLALQQGDMTVQEYMNKFEHLARFSSQNMTEEWRCLKFE, from the coding sequence ATGGCTGCTAATAGGAGGAGGAGAAATAGTGGTGTTGATGACATCGCGGAGGCTATTCACCGGATGGTGGACGCGATGCAAACACTTGTGGCAGCGCAACCTAGGACGACCATTGCACCTGTCAGGGTGCCAACTGTGGAGGACTTCTTGCGCCACAAACCAGTGGAGTTCAATGACAAGGTCTCCCCGGATGAAGCGGATGCTTGGCTTCGCAAGTGTGAGAAGATCTTTAAAGTGATGAATTGCCCTGATGAGCAGAAGTTACTTTTCGCCACTTATTTGCTGAATGATGATGCGGAGTATTGGTGGACGGGAATGCAACAACAAATGCAGACCCGAGATGAACATGTGGAGTGGACTAGCTTCAGGACGTGGTTCCTGGAGAAATATTTCCCCGACACAGCCAGACAAGACAAGGAGGCAGAGTTCCTCGCACTGCAGCAGGGAGACATGACAGTGCAGGAGTACATGAATAAATTTGAGCATCTGGCGAGATTTTCTTCACAGAATATGACAGAAGAGTGGAGGTGTTTGAAGTTTGAGTGA